TAGAGAATAAATTTTTTGTGGATGATTTTATCATAATAACAGGTGGGCCTGGTGCCGGTAAAACAACTCTGCTCTATGAAATACAAAAAAATGGCTATAGCTTCATTCCGGAAGTCGCAAGGGAAATTATACAAACACAGGTTTCTTCTATATTGGTTCCGTTGATGAGATGC
The window above is part of the Paenibacillus lutimineralis genome. Proteins encoded here:
- a CDS encoding AAA family ATPase — encoded protein: MDDFIIITGGPGAGKTTLLYEIQKNGYSFIPEVAREIIQTQVSSILVPLMRCLF